A section of the Telopea speciosissima isolate NSW1024214 ecotype Mountain lineage chromosome 3, Tspe_v1, whole genome shotgun sequence genome encodes:
- the LOC122655230 gene encoding L10-interacting MYB domain-containing protein-like, protein MASSSNPTPMIINWSATETEKFIALMVDNVRNGQKTTTTFTKIGWSNIKAGLETDFQCSFIKDQLRNKMYKLRGDYDSFKKLLETTGFGWDYQTRTATAEDSIWERAIHANPTWSKFRRSGLPWWPELEEIFSEHHTWRDKGMSNITVNIPPRVINEHEDVFPQTQIESLRYVGLDDIEETDGEEEVTPTVNKRGT, encoded by the exons ATGGCATCTAGTTCAAACCCTACCCCAATGATTATCAACTGGAGTGCAACTGAGACTGAAAAATTCATTGCTCTAATGGTTGATAATGTGAGGAATGGTCAAAAGACTACCACAACCTTTACTAAGATTGGTTGGAGTAACATCAAAGCTGGACTAGAAACTGATTTTCAATGTTCTTTTATTAAGGACCAACTCCGCAATAAGATGTACAAATTACGAGGTGATTATGATAGCTTCAAGAAACTGTTAGAGACAACAGGATTTGGTTGGGACTATCAGACTAGGACTGCTACTGCTGAAGATTCTATCTGGGAACGGGCTATACAT GCAAACCCTACATGGTCAAAATTTCGAAGGAGTGGTCTTCCATGGTGGCCTGAGTTGGAAGAGATTTTTTCGGAACATCATACTTGGAGAGATAAAGGAATGAGTAACATTACAGTCAACATTCCTCCTAGGGTCATCAATGAGCATGAAGATGTTTTTCCTCAAACCCAAATAGAATCCCTCCGCTATGTAGGTTTGGATGACATAGAAGAAActgatggagaggaagaagtgACTCCTACTGTAAACAAAAGAGGAACCTAG
- the LOC122655229 gene encoding ARGOS-like protein — MSVGLLDLKLNWRLAQEMMDGRAAGTGTGTVRASSLVAGNNKDYNRSISQGNNSRKSFPASYFSVESFMVLICLTASLLILPVILPPLPPPPFMLLLLPIAILLVLMILAFMPSDIRDIASSFV; from the coding sequence ATGAGTGTTGGACTCCTGGACTTAAAGTTAAATTGGAGATTGGCACAAGAAATGATGGATGGGAGAGCAGCAGGAACAGGGACAGGGACGGTGAGGGCTTCATCTTTAGTAGCAGGAAATAACAAAGATTACAACAGGTCTATCTCACAAGGGAACAATAGCAGAAAATCATTTCCAGCAAGCTATTTCAGTGTGGAATCCTTTATGGTACTTATCTGTCTCACAGCATCATTGTTGATCCTTCCAGTTATATTACCACCATTGCCTCCCCCACCATTCATGTTGCTGTTGCTTCCTATAGCCATACTTCTTGTTCTCATGATCTTGGCTTTCATGCCTTCAGACATAAGGGATATTGCCTCCTCCTttgtgtga